Proteins co-encoded in one Kribbella solani genomic window:
- a CDS encoding DJ-1/PfpI family protein, with product MHTAILTFDGYNELDSLIALGILNRVKAPGWKVSIAAPEPRVTSMNGVTIDATIDLDEACAADAVIVGSGCRTREVVEDPAIMRTLRRLDVRRQLLAAQCSGTLVLAKLGLLADVPACTDVTTKPWVIAAGVNVLNQPFFAQGNLATAGGCLASTYLATWTIARLQGLPAAEEAMHYVAPVGEKEEYVDRALRNVTPTWSRPPSDQNGPSQNQFSSSVTSLSSL from the coding sequence ATGCACACCGCGATCCTGACCTTCGACGGCTACAACGAACTCGACTCGCTGATCGCCCTCGGCATCCTGAACCGGGTCAAGGCGCCGGGCTGGAAGGTGTCGATCGCCGCTCCGGAACCGCGCGTGACCTCGATGAACGGGGTTACCATCGACGCGACCATCGACCTCGACGAGGCCTGCGCCGCCGACGCGGTGATCGTCGGCAGCGGTTGCCGGACCCGCGAAGTGGTCGAGGACCCCGCCATCATGCGGACCTTGCGCCGGCTCGACGTCCGCCGCCAGTTGCTGGCCGCGCAGTGCTCCGGCACGCTCGTACTCGCGAAACTCGGCTTGCTGGCCGATGTCCCCGCGTGTACGGACGTGACCACGAAACCCTGGGTGATCGCGGCCGGCGTGAACGTACTCAATCAGCCGTTCTTTGCCCAAGGCAACTTGGCCACCGCCGGCGGCTGTCTCGCCTCGACCTATCTGGCCACCTGGACGATCGCCCGCTTGCAAGGCCTGCCCGCGGCCGAGGAAGCCATGCACTACGTGGCGCCCGTCGGCGAGAAGGAGGAGTACGTCGACCGCGCCCTCCGAAACGTGACCCCTACCTGGAGCCGGCCGCCGTCTGACCAGAACGGCCCATCGCAAAACCAGTTCAGCTCTTCTGTTACGTCCTTGTCGTCCCTATGA
- a CDS encoding ROK family protein has product MSSEPPEAVAADSQGADSQHAGGSAAGSAPGGSASAGHIFALIRSRPGWTRQQLLATTGVSRTTLFERLDQLFRANLVYEAGAANSDGGRPAQLLRFDDRDRVVLIFDLGQLRGRIAVADLAGRTLRMETLRLDTSQPPDQLIPQLLDQGDALLRTDGAARLVGVGMGIPSPVDPATGRLLEGTTMRHWEDYDLAGHLRDRWGVPVLIENDARALALGEAAATADDGILLAVKYSHGIGAGIVVNGNVIDGANGAAGDIGHIRVTDDGPRCSCGRSGCLAAWASGRAILRDLGLHDLDDVVHAALDGDPVVLDALTAAARRVGRTVASIVATVNPARLVLGGSLGRLDVVAGVIEAQVRADTVARALQDLRVTPTRVADESSTIGLSRQLVRGAYSAEAVDALLAGAAAPVVPVKPAKPAKSSGPGQPTRLAVTRAPGPSR; this is encoded by the coding sequence GTGAGCTCCGAACCGCCGGAAGCCGTAGCTGCCGATTCCCAGGGTGCCGATTCCCAGCATGCGGGTGGGTCGGCCGCCGGGTCCGCACCCGGTGGGTCGGCGTCGGCCGGGCACATCTTCGCGCTGATCCGGAGCCGGCCCGGCTGGACCAGGCAGCAACTGCTGGCCACGACGGGCGTTTCGCGGACCACCCTCTTCGAGCGGCTCGACCAGTTGTTCCGGGCCAATCTCGTGTACGAAGCGGGCGCGGCCAACTCGGACGGCGGCCGGCCCGCGCAACTGCTGCGCTTCGACGATCGCGACCGGGTGGTGCTGATCTTCGACCTCGGTCAGCTCCGCGGCCGGATCGCGGTCGCCGACCTGGCCGGTCGTACGCTCCGGATGGAGACGTTGCGGCTCGACACCTCCCAGCCGCCGGACCAGCTGATCCCCCAGCTGCTCGACCAGGGCGATGCCCTGTTGCGGACCGACGGCGCGGCCCGGCTGGTCGGCGTCGGGATGGGCATCCCGAGCCCGGTCGACCCGGCCACCGGGCGGCTGCTGGAGGGGACGACGATGCGGCACTGGGAGGACTACGACCTGGCCGGGCACCTCCGCGACCGCTGGGGCGTGCCGGTCCTGATCGAGAACGACGCCCGCGCGCTGGCCCTCGGCGAGGCCGCGGCGACCGCGGACGACGGGATTCTGCTGGCGGTCAAGTACTCGCACGGCATCGGCGCCGGGATAGTTGTCAACGGCAACGTGATCGACGGCGCGAACGGGGCGGCCGGGGACATCGGCCACATCCGCGTCACCGACGACGGCCCGCGCTGCAGCTGTGGCCGCTCCGGCTGCCTGGCCGCCTGGGCGTCCGGCCGGGCGATCCTCCGCGACCTCGGCCTGCACGACCTGGACGACGTGGTCCACGCCGCCCTCGACGGCGACCCGGTCGTCCTGGACGCGCTCACCGCGGCCGCCCGGCGGGTCGGCCGTACCGTCGCCTCGATCGTCGCGACCGTGAACCCGGCGCGGCTCGTCCTCGGCGGTTCACTCGGCCGGCTCGACGTCGTCGCCGGCGTGATCGAGGCGCAGGTACGCGCCGACACCGTCGCCCGTGCCCTGCAGGACCTGCGCGTCACCCCGACCCGGGTCGCCGACGAGAGCAGCACCATCGGCCTCAGCCGGCAACTCGTCCGCGGCGCGTACTCGGCGGAGGCGGTCGACGCGCTGCTCGCGGGCGCCGCCGCGCCGGTCGTGCCGGTCAAGCCCGCCAAGCCTGCCAAGTCCTCGGGGCCCGGCCAGCCCACCCGGCTCGCCGTCACCCGGGCCCCGGGCCCGTCCCGATGA
- a CDS encoding helix-turn-helix domain-containing protein — protein MNLKDVDVQLGTAIRQLRHRQGRTLVEVAEATGLSHPFLSQVERGRARPSMRSLFLIAEALGTTQQSLLASVSPMPEAAEPPLLGEGTRLLLHQEGVDVTEFSEIGTEYEEFFKHARPEFLYVVTGHLELETREPGDATSTFTTLAPRDSATYPGNTQHRFRRLTPEPCTVLMIHGDHHP, from the coding sequence ATGAACTTGAAGGACGTGGACGTTCAGCTGGGCACCGCGATCCGGCAACTGCGGCACCGCCAGGGCCGGACCCTGGTCGAGGTTGCCGAGGCGACCGGCCTGTCACACCCGTTCCTCAGCCAGGTGGAACGCGGCCGGGCCCGGCCGTCGATGCGATCGCTCTTCCTGATCGCCGAAGCACTGGGCACCACCCAGCAATCCCTGCTGGCCTCGGTCTCGCCCATGCCCGAAGCCGCCGAGCCGCCGCTGCTGGGCGAAGGCACCCGGCTGTTACTGCATCAAGAAGGCGTCGACGTCACCGAGTTCAGCGAGATCGGCACCGAGTACGAGGAATTCTTCAAACACGCCCGGCCCGAATTCCTGTACGTCGTCACCGGCCACCTGGAACTGGAAACCCGTGAACCCGGCGACGCCACCAGCACCTTCACCACCCTCGCGCCCCGCGACTCCGCGACCTACCCCGGCAACACCCAGCACCGCTTCCGCCGCCTGACCCCGGAACCCTGCACCGTACTGATGATCCACGGCGATCACCACCCCTAA
- a CDS encoding aminotransferase class I/II-fold pyridoxal phosphate-dependent enzyme, whose translation MRAPKYKALVDALAEQIRTGRLPAGHRLPTHRRLASAEGIALVTASRVYAELAAMGLISSEQGRGTFVRDLVVTPGEGISEREVAADAIDLSFNSPSVPGQAELLRQALRDLAGAGDLDALLRYQPHRGRGQDRAAVARHLRRRGLDVGRERILLVNGAQHGLAVTAMALFKPGDMIAVDAVSYYGFIVLARTLGLDLAPVPISGRGPDLDALESLCRSRRVRAIFTMPTMHNPLGLVYDEPQRTRLAAIARDHDVLIVEDASYAYLAENPPPPLATFAPERTVYVSSLSKSVASGLRIGFLAAPVELVPGFERVIRVTTWQTSALNSAIACRWMDDGTVDRLEDEKRLDAQARQAIADEVLAGLPSVRHPSSYFRWLPLPPDARPDRIAAALAGRRIAVSTGEPFAPVPPPPQALRLALGSVPLATLRTALDQVREAIDADQSR comes from the coding sequence GTGAGAGCACCGAAGTACAAGGCGCTGGTGGACGCCCTCGCCGAGCAGATCCGGACCGGACGGTTGCCGGCCGGGCACCGGCTGCCGACCCACCGGCGGCTCGCCTCGGCCGAAGGAATCGCGCTCGTCACGGCCTCCCGGGTGTACGCGGAGCTGGCGGCGATGGGGTTGATCAGTTCCGAGCAAGGGCGCGGGACCTTCGTCCGCGACCTTGTCGTCACGCCCGGCGAAGGGATCTCCGAACGGGAGGTCGCGGCCGACGCGATCGATCTGAGTTTCAACTCGCCGTCCGTGCCGGGCCAGGCGGAGCTGCTGCGGCAGGCGTTGCGCGACCTGGCCGGAGCCGGTGATCTCGACGCGCTGTTGCGCTACCAGCCGCATCGCGGTCGCGGCCAGGATCGCGCCGCGGTCGCGCGGCATCTGCGCCGGCGTGGACTCGACGTCGGCCGCGAGCGAATCCTGCTCGTGAACGGCGCTCAGCACGGGCTTGCGGTGACGGCGATGGCGCTGTTCAAGCCTGGTGACATGATCGCGGTCGACGCCGTCAGCTACTACGGATTCATCGTGCTCGCGCGCACGCTGGGGCTCGACTTGGCGCCGGTGCCGATCAGCGGGCGCGGGCCCGATCTCGATGCGCTCGAAAGCCTGTGCCGATCCCGCCGCGTCCGGGCGATCTTCACAATGCCGACGATGCACAATCCCCTCGGCCTGGTGTACGACGAGCCGCAGCGTACGCGGTTGGCAGCGATCGCCCGCGACCACGACGTACTGATCGTCGAGGACGCCTCCTACGCGTACCTGGCCGAGAATCCTCCACCGCCGCTGGCAACCTTCGCGCCGGAGCGCACGGTGTACGTCTCCAGTCTTTCGAAGAGTGTCGCGAGTGGTCTGCGGATCGGCTTCCTCGCGGCGCCGGTGGAGCTGGTGCCCGGATTCGAACGCGTCATCCGGGTGACTACGTGGCAGACGTCGGCGCTGAACTCGGCGATCGCCTGCCGCTGGATGGACGACGGTACGGTCGACCGGCTGGAGGACGAGAAACGGCTGGATGCCCAGGCGCGGCAGGCGATCGCGGACGAGGTGCTCGCCGGGCTGCCTTCAGTACGCCACCCGTCGTCGTACTTCCGCTGGCTCCCGCTGCCGCCCGACGCGCGACCGGACCGAATCGCCGCGGCCTTGGCCGGCCGGCGAATCGCGGTCTCCACCGGCGAGCCGTTCGCGCCCGTACCCCCACCGCCACAAGCTCTGCGCCTGGCCCTCGGCTCGGTCCCGCTCGCCACCCTCCGCACCGCCCTCGACCAGGTTCGCGAGGCAATCGATGCCGACCAATCACGCTGA
- a CDS encoding 2-hydroxyacid dehydrogenase, whose translation MTYANSDPVVACLSAYDEALVRELAGTDQLRIRIASGSGDRDELHELVRDADLVIADAARRYLLDRDAIAAMKQCRFIQQPAVGYDSIDVAQAAAQGIPVANTPGANAPAVADWVLMAILNVLRNRTGLANELGALRVGLVGMGAVAREVSKRARGFGAEVMYVARRPLDVPNARAVPLDTVLAEADVISLHLPLTADTRGMFGAAEFKRMKPGAILVNSARGGLLDTDALIAGLREGRPAAAALDVFDPEPLDPASPLHDLSNVYLTPHIAANSHQSRARVRAMVGENLRLVLAGEAPLNVVNSVS comes from the coding sequence ATGACGTACGCGAACTCTGATCCCGTCGTCGCGTGCTTGTCGGCGTACGACGAGGCGCTGGTCCGCGAGTTGGCCGGGACCGATCAGCTGCGGATCCGGATCGCCTCCGGCAGCGGCGACCGCGACGAGCTGCACGAACTGGTCCGCGACGCCGACCTGGTGATCGCGGACGCCGCCCGGCGGTACCTGCTCGACCGGGACGCGATCGCGGCGATGAAGCAATGCCGCTTCATCCAGCAGCCGGCCGTCGGGTACGACTCCATCGACGTCGCCCAGGCCGCCGCGCAGGGCATCCCGGTCGCGAACACCCCCGGCGCCAATGCACCCGCGGTGGCCGACTGGGTACTGATGGCAATCCTCAACGTGCTCCGCAACCGCACCGGCCTGGCCAATGAGCTTGGCGCGTTGCGGGTCGGGCTGGTTGGCATGGGCGCGGTGGCGCGCGAGGTTTCCAAGCGAGCGCGGGGCTTCGGGGCAGAGGTGATGTACGTGGCGCGCCGCCCGCTCGACGTACCCAACGCCCGCGCTGTTCCACTCGACACCGTGCTCGCCGAAGCGGACGTGATCAGCCTGCATCTGCCGCTCACCGCGGACACCCGCGGGATGTTCGGAGCCGCGGAGTTCAAGCGGATGAAGCCGGGCGCGATCCTGGTCAACTCGGCGCGCGGCGGCCTGCTGGACACGGACGCACTGATCGCCGGCCTCCGCGAGGGCCGGCCGGCCGCCGCGGCCCTCGACGTCTTCGACCCCGAGCCGCTCGACCCGGCATCGCCGCTGCACGACCTGTCCAACGTCTACCTGACGCCGCATATCGCGGCCAACTCACATCAGTCCCGCGCCCGCGTACGCGCCATGGTCGGGGAGAACCTGCGCCTGGTCCTGGCCGGCGAGGCACCACTCAACGTGGTGAACTCAGTGAGTTAG
- a CDS encoding endo-beta-N-acetylglucosaminidase encodes MTDPQQVSRRTVITVGGAGLAAALAGITGTAPAAATVGGTSGAAGTTGAAAAKPGSGGIPPGPSTYGWNPADLLAFDPATHPWARHLRCLVPLAPRIAPFTPTQAHPNLDPGVRLSTLTIDDSGSIYEGRNQPIGLEGQVYTQRFWPYIDVWGTWHGQVLPSVPSDVVATPGAPGRTYGVIDIPNPGWTEAAHKNGVKTIGGWFWPRTGVDFGEFLVQAADGSFPVGDKLIEIRRYFGFDGLFINQEAAITAAQAGKLRDLFRYIKAQDPDFYLQYYDADLPNGNLNYQNMLNERNVGWLGTPGDPTVDSIFVNYGWPYTDRDLTASAKTATTAGFDPRAVAFAGVEHQQGGFNPAECFADYSYPGHPGPVSVGLFVEDAFWNGTATVTPDGRAKYRDLEQRFWSGPTGNPVSSGRQLPRKPPYRQDVLNYKKFDGVAHAIAERSPYGAFPIVTSFNLGVGSTFYLDGKQVRDSGWDNQGCADRSLTWQYWTDGLTVTLDESIAYEGAHSLALSGSGIMHLFKTDITQSAHTKLQVLAAGLATVEVGITRRSAPNTITWTKLVPGKPRDGWTEFRGMIHKDKDRIARISLRTSGTGHLGKVLLDDVNAIHGKPGKVRAFEVADAGPGAGSTRHLTFAWSLRSDASAYDILQTSRDSIRWLGRVHRDVFFAESVDLTAGRSFELVPIGANGNRGTAATATL; translated from the coding sequence ATGACGGATCCACAGCAGGTCTCCCGGCGGACGGTGATCACGGTCGGCGGTGCCGGGCTTGCGGCGGCACTTGCCGGGATCACCGGTACGGCGCCGGCGGCCGCTACCGTCGGCGGGACCTCAGGCGCGGCCGGGACAACCGGTGCCGCCGCGGCCAAGCCGGGGTCCGGCGGGATTCCACCAGGGCCGTCGACGTACGGGTGGAACCCGGCGGACCTGCTCGCCTTCGACCCGGCCACCCATCCGTGGGCGCGGCACCTGCGCTGCCTGGTCCCGCTGGCACCGCGGATCGCGCCGTTCACGCCGACCCAGGCACACCCGAACCTGGACCCCGGCGTACGGCTGTCGACGCTGACGATCGACGACTCCGGCTCGATCTACGAGGGCCGGAACCAACCGATCGGGCTGGAGGGACAGGTCTACACGCAGCGATTCTGGCCGTACATCGACGTTTGGGGTACGTGGCACGGGCAGGTGCTGCCGTCCGTACCGAGTGACGTGGTCGCCACGCCAGGCGCGCCGGGGCGGACGTACGGCGTCATCGACATCCCCAACCCGGGCTGGACCGAGGCCGCGCACAAGAACGGCGTGAAGACGATCGGCGGCTGGTTCTGGCCGCGCACCGGCGTCGACTTCGGCGAGTTCCTGGTGCAGGCGGCGGACGGATCGTTCCCGGTCGGCGACAAGCTGATCGAGATCCGTCGGTACTTCGGGTTCGACGGCCTGTTCATCAACCAGGAGGCGGCGATCACCGCCGCCCAGGCCGGAAAGCTGCGCGACCTGTTCCGGTACATCAAGGCGCAGGATCCGGACTTCTACCTGCAGTACTACGACGCCGACCTGCCGAACGGCAACCTGAACTACCAGAACATGCTGAACGAAAGGAACGTCGGCTGGCTCGGCACCCCCGGCGATCCCACCGTGGACTCGATCTTCGTCAACTACGGCTGGCCGTACACCGACCGCGACCTGACCGCCAGCGCCAAGACCGCGACCACCGCCGGATTCGATCCACGCGCGGTCGCGTTCGCCGGCGTCGAGCATCAGCAGGGCGGTTTCAACCCGGCGGAATGCTTCGCCGACTATTCGTACCCAGGGCACCCGGGACCGGTCTCGGTCGGGCTGTTCGTCGAGGACGCGTTCTGGAACGGGACCGCCACCGTGACGCCGGACGGACGGGCGAAGTATCGCGACCTCGAGCAGCGGTTCTGGTCCGGTCCGACCGGCAACCCGGTCAGCTCCGGGCGGCAACTGCCGCGCAAACCGCCGTACCGTCAGGATGTCCTGAACTACAAGAAGTTCGACGGTGTCGCGCACGCGATCGCCGAACGGTCGCCGTACGGCGCCTTCCCGATCGTGACCAGCTTCAACCTCGGCGTCGGCAGCACGTTCTACCTCGACGGCAAGCAGGTCCGCGACAGCGGCTGGGACAACCAGGGCTGTGCGGACCGATCGCTGACCTGGCAGTACTGGACCGACGGCCTGACCGTGACGCTCGACGAAAGCATCGCGTACGAGGGTGCGCACAGCCTCGCGTTGTCGGGCAGCGGCATCATGCACCTGTTCAAGACCGACATCACCCAGTCCGCGCACACCAAGCTCCAGGTGCTGGCCGCGGGCCTGGCCACGGTCGAGGTCGGCATCACCCGGCGGTCCGCACCCAACACGATCACGTGGACCAAGCTCGTACCCGGCAAACCGCGCGACGGCTGGACCGAGTTCCGCGGCATGATCCACAAGGACAAAGACCGGATCGCGCGGATCTCGTTGCGTACCAGCGGAACCGGCCACCTCGGCAAAGTACTGCTCGACGACGTCAACGCCATCCACGGCAAGCCCGGGAAGGTCCGTGCCTTCGAGGTCGCGGACGCCGGGCCGGGCGCCGGTTCCACCCGGCACCTGACCTTCGCCTGGTCGTTGCGTTCGGACGCCTCGGCGTACGACATCCTGCAGACGTCCCGCGACAGCATCCGCTGGCTCGGTCGGGTCCATCGCGACGTCTTCTTCGCCGAGTCGGTCGACCTCACCGCCGGCCGAAGCTTCGAACTCGTCCCGATCGGTGCCAACGGCAACCGTGGCACGGCCGCCACGGCCACTCTCTGA
- the ggh gene encoding glucosylglycerate hydrolase: MTVDATLAEGAAQVLRDNDNGVILVAAPSLYPHQWSWDAAFITVGLARVSVPRALAELSWLLGAQWQTGMIPHIVFDAVDGYFPGPERWRTELSPNRPATPPTSGICQPPVHSLALAAIVEAARHGSAADRRAATEFVRDTLDQWLAWHEWLATVRDPDRTGLFEIHHSWESGMDNSPRWDAPYTRVTPGVMAPFVRRDLAHVEDATERPTDLDYRRYIWLVDQMASVRYDDADVQRVIDFRVSDVFSSALLALSSDVLAELADTVGRPDAADRLRVIAKRSRDGVAASVSPATGLARDRDVRTGEWLSTATVGGFAPLLCGGDPGLVSAQRELFLGPEWCGHPELRYAVPPTTSPADAAFHPRRYWRGPQWPVINWLFARAAVERGDDELAGLLRGESLRQLSDGSFSEYYHPLSGAALGSRNQSWTAAVALDWLGRSW, from the coding sequence ATGACCGTCGACGCGACCCTGGCCGAGGGCGCCGCGCAGGTGCTGCGGGACAACGACAACGGAGTGATCCTGGTCGCTGCCCCGAGCCTGTACCCGCACCAGTGGAGCTGGGACGCCGCCTTCATCACCGTCGGGCTGGCCCGGGTGTCGGTGCCGCGCGCGCTGGCCGAGCTGTCCTGGCTGCTCGGCGCGCAGTGGCAGACCGGGATGATTCCGCACATCGTCTTCGACGCCGTCGACGGGTACTTCCCCGGCCCGGAGCGCTGGCGGACCGAGCTGTCGCCGAATCGTCCGGCCACCCCGCCGACGTCCGGCATCTGCCAGCCGCCGGTGCACAGCCTGGCGCTGGCGGCGATCGTCGAGGCGGCCCGTCACGGCAGTGCCGCGGATCGGCGCGCGGCGACGGAGTTCGTCCGGGACACGCTCGACCAGTGGCTGGCCTGGCACGAATGGCTCGCGACGGTCCGCGATCCGGACCGCACCGGCCTGTTCGAGATCCATCACAGCTGGGAGTCCGGGATGGACAACTCGCCGCGATGGGACGCGCCGTACACGCGGGTCACGCCCGGTGTGATGGCGCCGTTCGTACGCCGGGATCTCGCCCACGTCGAGGATGCGACCGAGCGCCCGACCGACCTGGACTACCGCCGGTACATCTGGCTCGTCGACCAGATGGCCTCGGTGCGGTACGACGATGCCGACGTGCAACGCGTGATCGACTTCCGGGTGAGCGACGTGTTCAGCTCGGCGCTGCTCGCGCTGTCCAGCGATGTGCTGGCGGAGCTGGCCGACACCGTGGGCCGGCCGGACGCCGCGGACCGCTTGCGGGTGATCGCCAAGCGGTCGCGGGACGGGGTCGCGGCCTCGGTTTCGCCGGCCACCGGCCTGGCGCGGGATCGCGACGTACGGACCGGGGAGTGGTTGTCGACAGCAACCGTCGGCGGGTTCGCGCCGCTGCTGTGCGGCGGCGATCCCGGGCTCGTGTCGGCCCAGCGGGAGCTGTTCCTCGGGCCGGAGTGGTGCGGGCATCCAGAGCTTCGGTATGCGGTGCCGCCGACGACCTCGCCGGCGGATGCGGCGTTCCATCCGCGGCGGTACTGGCGGGGCCCGCAGTGGCCGGTGATCAACTGGCTGTTCGCGCGCGCTGCCGTCGAACGTGGGGATGACGAGTTGGCCGGCCTGCTGCGGGGGGAGTCGCTGCGGCAGCTCAGCGATGGCAGCTTCTCCGAGTACTACCACCCGCTGAGCGGAGCCGCCCTGGGCAGCCGCAACCAGTCCTGGACGGCAGCGGTCGCCCTGGACTGGCTAGGTCGATCCTGGTAG
- a CDS encoding polyprenyl synthetase family protein, whose protein sequence is MPPFRELTAPLLRQAVDRLSDPVRIVARYHFGWCDAAGRPTEPGPGTGLHGSLVLGSAQALGAAPEDAIRSAVAVELVHHSTVLNDELMDRDHLQHGRPAAWKVFGDARAVLAGDALLTSAMSGLTHGPDACPNAAREMCRTLLALAARQDAKLAFESCPDVTVDECLAMAAGKAGSLFAGACALGGLAAGATSFQVDCLRRFGNHLGLAFQLFRYAAGGCHWATQEATRQQTKALTHLTNANPRTVDPLFCLATQIGHRPYLTSA, encoded by the coding sequence ATGCCGCCGTTCCGCGAGCTCACCGCGCCGCTGCTCCGGCAAGCAGTGGACCGCCTGTCCGATCCGGTCCGGATCGTCGCGCGCTATCACTTCGGCTGGTGTGACGCAGCTGGCCGGCCGACCGAACCCGGCCCAGGCACGGGCCTCCACGGCTCGCTGGTACTGGGCAGTGCACAGGCACTGGGAGCCGCGCCGGAGGACGCCATCCGTTCCGCGGTCGCGGTCGAACTCGTACACCACTCGACGGTGCTGAACGACGAGCTGATGGACCGGGACCACCTCCAGCACGGACGACCCGCGGCCTGGAAGGTTTTCGGCGACGCCCGGGCGGTCCTGGCCGGGGATGCCTTGCTGACCTCAGCCATGAGCGGCCTGACGCACGGGCCTGATGCTTGTCCGAACGCCGCCCGGGAGATGTGCCGGACATTGCTGGCGCTGGCCGCTCGGCAGGACGCCAAGCTCGCCTTCGAGAGCTGTCCGGATGTGACGGTGGACGAATGCCTGGCCATGGCCGCCGGCAAGGCCGGCTCGCTCTTCGCCGGGGCCTGCGCGCTCGGCGGGCTCGCCGCGGGCGCGACCAGCTTCCAGGTCGACTGCCTGCGCCGGTTCGGCAACCACCTCGGCCTGGCGTTCCAGCTGTTCCGGTATGCCGCCGGGGGTTGCCACTGGGCCACTCAAGAAGCCACTCGCCAGCAAACCAAGGCCCTCACCCACCTGACCAACGCCAACCCGAGAACCGTCGATCCCCTCTTTTGCCTGGCCACCCAGATCGGCCACCGCCCCTACCTGACATCAGCGTGA
- a CDS encoding enolase C-terminal domain-like protein has translation MRISGIRCVEYVGALPADRPFWDQRLRRPVDLYPEYADRGPEQLVRRDDGTLEVRQLFLHVDTDEGITGTTAVLSSDQAHLLRTTLRNTVVGLDPLAGARVWDIAYRSMIHGRAGAGMLALSALDCALWDIRGQHFGVPAHVLLGGPTRDAAPAYASTLGDSLEPDAVAARTKELRALGFRGLKWFPRWGPNDGRAGVRKVVELVETVRAAGGDDLEIMLDAWNSWDIPFTVAVARETEHLRLRWIEEPLLPDDTAGLAALRDLVAGRTQLAGGEHEYTHWGVARLLRHAPLDLYQADPHWGGGISEMNRIGALISAAGRQFIPHGQSLQCNAALTFSASPGLIPELEYLLRLGPLYQHFLADPIRPVDGVVHAPTTPGLGMRLNEEAIHDVREL, from the coding sequence GTGAGGATCTCCGGTATCCGCTGCGTCGAGTACGTCGGCGCGCTGCCTGCCGACCGGCCGTTCTGGGACCAGCGCCTGCGCCGCCCGGTCGACCTCTACCCGGAGTACGCCGATCGTGGCCCAGAGCAACTGGTACGCCGCGACGACGGCACGCTCGAGGTTCGGCAGCTGTTCCTGCACGTCGACACCGACGAGGGCATCACCGGCACCACCGCCGTCCTGTCGAGCGACCAGGCCCACCTGCTGCGGACCACCTTGCGCAACACGGTCGTCGGGCTGGACCCGCTCGCCGGCGCCCGCGTCTGGGACATCGCCTACCGGTCGATGATCCACGGGCGGGCCGGCGCCGGCATGCTCGCGTTGTCCGCGCTCGACTGCGCGTTGTGGGACATCCGCGGGCAGCACTTCGGCGTACCCGCGCACGTACTGCTCGGTGGACCGACCCGCGACGCCGCACCCGCGTACGCGTCCACGCTGGGCGACTCGCTGGAGCCGGACGCGGTCGCGGCGCGGACCAAGGAGCTCCGCGCGCTGGGCTTCCGCGGGCTGAAGTGGTTTCCGCGCTGGGGACCGAACGACGGGCGGGCCGGGGTCCGCAAGGTGGTCGAGCTGGTCGAGACGGTCCGCGCGGCCGGTGGCGACGACCTCGAAATCATGCTGGACGCGTGGAACTCGTGGGACATCCCGTTCACGGTCGCGGTCGCGCGCGAGACCGAGCACCTGCGGCTGCGCTGGATCGAGGAACCGCTGCTCCCCGACGACACCGCCGGGCTGGCCGCGTTGCGCGATCTCGTTGCCGGTCGCACGCAGCTCGCGGGCGGTGAGCACGAGTACACGCACTGGGGTGTCGCGCGGCTGCTGCGGCACGCGCCGCTCGACCTGTACCAGGCCGATCCGCACTGGGGCGGCGGGATCAGCGAGATGAACCGGATCGGGGCGCTGATCTCGGCGGCCGGGCGGCAGTTCATCCCGCACGGACAGTCGCTGCAGTGCAACGCGGCGCTCACCTTCTCGGCGTCGCCCGGGCTGATCCCGGAGCTGGAGTACCTGCTGCGGCTCGGTCCGCTGTACCAGCACTTCCTCGCCGATCCGATCCGCCCGGTGGACGGCGTCGTCCACGCACCGACCACTCCCGGCCTCGGGATGCGACTGAACGAGGAGGCGATTCATGACGTACGCGAACTCTGA